A window from Streptomyces sp. NBC_00335 encodes these proteins:
- a CDS encoding M50 family metallopeptidase, with product MTILLSLIGMLVFVVGLLFSIAWHELGHLSTAKLFGIRVPQYMVGFGRTIWSRKKGDTEYGLKAIPMGGYIRMIGMFPPGEDGKVTARSTSPFRSMIEDARSAAYEELEPGDESRLFYTRKPWKRVIVMFAGPFMNLVLAMAIFFGVWMTFGVQQTTTQVQTVADCVLKQSDKRTVCEDGDPVAPGKAAGLHVGDKIVAFDGKPVDDWGALQEHIRKTIGPATLTVLRDGQRIDVHPNLVENRVGKTDGRGGFVKGEFVSAGYLGVSARSVIAPLTFTQSAEHVVEVVEASVQGLANLPGKIPGLWNAVFNGGEREADSPMGLLGAARISADIATLDIPKEERASFLLGVLGYFNLSLFLFNMLPLLPLDGGHIAGALWESVRRAFARVFRRADPGPFDVARLMPAAYVVAAVFVCFTLLVLAADVVNPIRIT from the coding sequence ATGACCATCTTGCTCAGCCTGATCGGCATGCTCGTCTTCGTGGTCGGGCTGCTCTTCTCCATCGCCTGGCACGAGCTCGGGCACCTCTCGACGGCCAAGCTCTTCGGCATCCGCGTGCCCCAGTACATGGTCGGCTTCGGCCGGACCATCTGGTCGCGCAAGAAGGGCGACACCGAGTACGGGCTCAAGGCCATCCCGATGGGCGGCTACATCCGCATGATCGGGATGTTCCCGCCCGGCGAGGACGGCAAGGTCACCGCCCGCTCCACGTCGCCGTTCCGCTCGATGATCGAGGACGCGCGCTCGGCGGCGTACGAGGAACTGGAGCCGGGCGACGAGTCGCGGCTCTTCTACACGCGCAAGCCCTGGAAGCGCGTGATCGTGATGTTCGCCGGACCGTTCATGAACCTGGTCCTGGCCATGGCGATCTTCTTCGGCGTGTGGATGACCTTCGGGGTGCAGCAGACGACCACCCAGGTCCAGACCGTCGCCGACTGCGTCCTCAAGCAGAGCGACAAGCGCACGGTCTGCGAGGACGGCGACCCGGTGGCCCCGGGCAAGGCCGCGGGCCTGCACGTCGGCGACAAGATCGTGGCCTTCGACGGCAAGCCGGTCGATGACTGGGGCGCCCTCCAGGAGCACATCCGCAAGACCATCGGACCCGCCACCCTCACCGTCCTGCGCGACGGGCAGAGGATCGACGTCCACCCGAACCTCGTGGAGAACCGCGTCGGCAAGACGGACGGCCGCGGCGGCTTCGTCAAGGGCGAGTTCGTGTCGGCCGGGTACCTCGGTGTCAGCGCGAGGTCCGTGATCGCGCCGCTCACCTTCACCCAGTCCGCGGAGCACGTCGTGGAGGTCGTCGAGGCCAGCGTGCAGGGCCTGGCCAACCTCCCGGGCAAGATCCCGGGACTGTGGAACGCCGTCTTCAACGGCGGCGAGCGGGAGGCCGACTCCCCGATGGGCCTCCTCGGCGCGGCGCGGATCAGCGCCGACATCGCGACCCTGGACATCCCGAAGGAGGAGCGGGCGTCGTTCCTGCTGGGCGTCCTCGGCTACTTCAACCTCTCCCTCTTCCTCTTCAACATGCTGCCCCTGCTGCCCCTGGACGGCGGGCACATCGCCGGCGCCCTGTGGGAATCGGTGCGGCGCGCCTTCGCGCGGGTCTTCCGGCGCGCGGACCCGGGCCCCTTCGACGTGGCCAGGCTGATGCCCGCCGCGTACGTGGTGGCCGCCGTCTTCGTCTGCTTCACGCTGCTGGTGCTGGCCGCGGACGTGGTGAACCCCATCAGGATCACCTGA
- the dxr gene encoding 1-deoxy-D-xylulose-5-phosphate reductoisomerase → MSDRPSPLADPHLLFDPAAGRRDIVILGSTGSIGTQAIDLALRNPDRFRVTALSAAGGRVALLAEQARLLRVKTVAVAREDVVPALKEALDAEYGAGEPLPEILAGPDAATELAASECHTVLNGITGSIGLAPTLAALKAGRTLALANKESLIVGGPLVKALAKPGQIIPVDSEHAALFQALAAGTRAEVRKLVVTASGGPFRGRTRAELASVTVQDALAHPTWAMGPVITVNSATLVNKGLEVIEAHLLYDIPFERIEVVVHPQSYVHSMVEFTDGSTLAQATPPDMRGPIAIGLGWPQRVPDASTAFDWTKASTWEFFPLDTEAFPAVGLARHVGALGGTAPAVFNAANEECVGAFLAGRLPFTAIMDTVSAVVDEHGTPARGTSLTVRDVLEAETWARARAQEMAARAAMEARA, encoded by the coding sequence ATGAGCGACCGCCCATCCCCCCTCGCCGATCCGCACCTCCTCTTCGACCCCGCGGCCGGCCGTCGGGACATCGTCATCCTCGGCTCCACCGGGTCCATCGGGACCCAGGCCATCGACCTGGCCCTGCGCAACCCGGACCGGTTCCGGGTCACGGCCCTGTCCGCCGCCGGCGGCCGGGTCGCGCTGCTGGCCGAGCAGGCCCGGCTGCTGCGCGTGAAGACCGTGGCCGTCGCGCGCGAAGACGTCGTACCGGCCCTCAAGGAGGCGCTGGACGCCGAGTACGGCGCCGGCGAGCCGCTGCCCGAGATCCTGGCCGGACCGGACGCGGCGACCGAGCTCGCCGCCTCCGAGTGCCACACCGTGCTCAACGGCATCACCGGTTCCATCGGGCTCGCGCCCACCCTCGCCGCGCTGAAGGCCGGGCGGACGCTGGCCCTCGCCAACAAGGAGTCGCTGATCGTCGGCGGCCCGCTGGTGAAGGCCCTGGCGAAGCCCGGTCAGATCATCCCGGTCGACTCCGAGCACGCGGCGCTCTTCCAGGCCCTCGCCGCCGGCACCCGCGCCGAGGTGCGCAAGCTCGTGGTGACCGCCTCCGGCGGGCCCTTCCGCGGCCGCACCCGCGCCGAGCTGGCCTCGGTCACGGTGCAGGACGCGCTGGCCCACCCGACCTGGGCGATGGGCCCGGTGATCACCGTGAACTCGGCGACCCTGGTCAACAAGGGGCTGGAGGTCATCGAGGCGCACCTGCTCTACGACATCCCCTTCGAGCGGATCGAGGTCGTGGTCCACCCGCAGTCGTACGTGCACTCCATGGTGGAGTTCACGGACGGCTCCACGCTGGCCCAGGCCACCCCGCCGGACATGCGCGGCCCGATCGCGATCGGTCTCGGCTGGCCCCAGCGGGTCCCGGACGCTTCCACCGCCTTCGACTGGACCAAGGCGTCCACCTGGGAGTTCTTCCCGCTGGACACCGAGGCCTTCCCGGCGGTGGGCCTGGCCCGGCACGTCGGCGCCCTGGGCGGTACCGCGCCCGCAGTGTTCAATGCGGCGAACGAGGAGTGCGTAGGGGCCTTTCTGGCCGGTCGGCTCCCGTTCACAGCAATCATGGATACGGTCTCTGCCGTGGTCGATGAGCACGGAACGCCCGCCCGGGGAACTTCCCTCACGGTCCGGGACGTCCTTGAAGCGGAGACCTGGGCCCGGGCCCGGGCACAGGAGATGGCGGCTCGGGCCGCAATGGAGGCGCGCGCATGA
- the ispG gene encoding flavodoxin-dependent (E)-4-hydroxy-3-methylbut-2-enyl-diphosphate synthase: protein MTAISLGMPAVPTKLADRRVSRKIQVGSVAVGGDAQISVQSMTTTRTSDIGATLQQIAELTASGCDIVRVACPTQDDADALAVIAKKSNIPVIADIHFQPKYVFAAIDAGCAAVRVNPGNIKQFDDKVKEIARAAKDAGTPIRIGVNAGSLDARLLKKYGKATPEALVESALWEASLFEEHGFSDIKISVKHNDPVVMVNAYRQLAAQCTYPLHLGVTEAGPAFQGTIKSAVAFGALLSEGIGDTIRVSLSAPPVEEIKVGIQILESLNLKPRRLEIVSCPSCGRAQVDVYKLAEEVTAGLEGMEVPLRVAVMGCVVNGPGEAREADLGVASGNGKGQIFVKGEVIKTVPESKIVETLIEEAMKIAEQMEKDGVMSGEPTVAIGV from the coding sequence ATGACTGCCATCTCTCTCGGAATGCCGGCCGTGCCGACGAAGCTCGCCGACCGCAGGGTCAGCCGCAAGATCCAGGTCGGCTCGGTGGCCGTCGGCGGCGACGCACAAATCTCCGTGCAGTCGATGACGACCACCAGGACCTCCGACATCGGGGCCACGCTCCAGCAGATCGCGGAGCTGACCGCTTCCGGCTGTGACATCGTCCGCGTGGCCTGCCCGACGCAGGACGACGCCGACGCGCTCGCCGTGATCGCGAAGAAGTCGAACATCCCGGTCATCGCCGACATCCACTTCCAGCCGAAGTACGTGTTCGCCGCGATCGACGCCGGCTGCGCCGCCGTCCGCGTGAACCCCGGCAACATCAAGCAGTTCGACGACAAGGTCAAGGAGATCGCGCGCGCCGCCAAGGACGCCGGTACCCCGATCCGGATCGGCGTCAACGCCGGCTCGCTCGACGCACGACTGCTGAAGAAGTACGGCAAGGCCACGCCCGAGGCGCTGGTCGAGTCCGCGCTCTGGGAAGCCTCCCTCTTCGAGGAGCACGGCTTCAGCGACATCAAGATCTCGGTCAAGCACAACGACCCGGTGGTCATGGTCAACGCCTACCGCCAGCTGGCCGCCCAGTGCACCTACCCGCTGCACCTCGGCGTCACCGAGGCCGGTCCGGCGTTCCAGGGCACGATCAAGTCCGCCGTCGCCTTCGGCGCGCTGCTCTCCGAGGGCATCGGCGACACGATCCGCGTCTCGCTGTCGGCCCCGCCGGTGGAGGAGATCAAGGTCGGCATCCAGATCCTGGAGTCGCTGAACCTCAAGCCGCGCCGCCTGGAGATCGTCTCCTGCCCGTCCTGCGGGCGCGCTCAGGTGGACGTCTACAAGCTGGCCGAGGAGGTCACGGCGGGCCTGGAGGGCATGGAGGTCCCGCTGCGCGTCGCGGTCATGGGCTGCGTCGTCAACGGCCCCGGCGAGGCCCGTGAGGCCGACCTGGGCGTCGCCTCCGGCAACGGCAAGGGCCAGATCTTCGTCAAGGGCGAGGTCATCAAGACCGTCCCCGAGTCGAAGATCGTCGAGACCCTCATCGAAGAGGCGATGAAGATCGCCGAGCAGATGGAGAAGGACGGCG